A stretch of DNA from Dioscorea cayenensis subsp. rotundata cultivar TDr96_F1 chromosome 4, TDr96_F1_v2_PseudoChromosome.rev07_lg8_w22 25.fasta, whole genome shotgun sequence:
GGCGCTCAATGGAACCTCTCAGCTAGCATCAGGAACACTCGGAATGGATCTTGCTCCAAGAAGGGGAAGAAGAGTCCTTCTTGACCTTAAATCTATCATCTTCCTTTTTATAACTTACTATACTCCATGTATTTCCATGGGTGTGTCAAATCGTAGCATAACCCATCATGTTTAAAAGTTAAAGACAAAGCTTAAATCGAATGATATTTGCGATGTTTAGATGCGGTTTGATGAAGATCAGTTTATCTGGTGTTGTAAGAGGTTTTCCAGAGAATAGGATTGGGTAGCAATTCCTGCCAAAGGCTTTCTTGTTGGAAGCGCTGATTCAAGCATCCAAGTTGAATTCATGGCCCTGGAGATTGCTCTAGAGCTTTGTAGACAAAGGAACATCTACCCAGatcaaatttatttgaattgCTTAACTCTAACAAATTTGCTCCGTATGGCCAACGAtcaaatggtctattggtatacgggtcgccgatagagtcttcatcgagtggtgagagttcgattctcgacTGAGGGCATATTTCTGGGAGATGTGAGCGatggttgtgtgcgggtggtcccaACGCCCATGTGTACGTGGGCCCCacccccacttgctccaccgaggcttgtgcacgcccctgaCGATTTAGCAGGGCCTTCGGGCTGTCTGttcctcttgtcaaaaaaaaaattgcccaCGTACTGAGGGCTCAACAGTTCGTTAGAGGTTTAAGAACAAGATAGTTAGCATCAAGAGACGCCTCAGATATTGGTCAATGTCACTCCAGAATACATTCCTCAATTCTTGAATCATCTAGCTGACACCATTGCCTTGTATGGAAGTGATAACCCGGCCTTTCTCTTTGTCAAAGGGGTCTTGAATTGGCCAGATGGCTTTCGATGTTGTAAATTTGGTtggttttctcttttgttatgCTGTATTTTATGTCATGTGTGCTCTCCTTGTTTAACTactcttttgtgtgtgtgtgtgtgtttcttaGTTGTTGTCATAGTTGTGGATATTGTGAACAAAATGAAGTTCAACTCTCCTCAGGTCACAGTTAAATAGTCctttggattttcttttttattgtattattattattattattattattattattattatttttgccaTTCTCCATCTTCCACATGAACTAAGCGAATAAGTGGAATGGCTAATTAATCCAACTTTGACTCCCAAGCTAATTTCCATACACTGCTATGAGGATATTACAAGCCAGTTATAGAGTTGTAATACTTTATCTCATGAATTTGTTTGCTAAGTAATCATATTGGTAGAGCTAGATGACCTCCAGGACGCTATCACTAGAACAAGGAAAGAGGTTTACTATAGCTGTAGAATTTGTTGCTattccttcaaaaactttatCGATGAACCCACATCAGGTATTGATGCAAGAGCAGCTTCTATCGTAATGGGAACGGAACGGTAAGGAACATAGTAGACACAAGAAGACCAATTGTTTGTAGAATCCTTCAGCTCAGTACTAACATTTGTCAATCCTTTGGCTAGGTCATAGGTGAGAACTAGTCTATTACTGTCATTTCACTTCTATATGGTATAGTTATGCTGAGGAAGAACAGAGGCCGAGTAATATACATCTGTCTGTCCATTGGGACACAAATCTAATGAGATGATTTCACAGACATGAGGCATCATAGCCATGGTATTGGTTGGCTTTGCTGTCTTATTTGCCTTCCTGTTTGCTTTCAAGCAAAGATTAGAAGGCCTTGATAAACTGAACCAAttcttctgtttttcttttggttggGTGGGGGTGCTATGGTCATGGAGCCTTGATAAAATGAACCAATTCGTTTTTTGTGAGTGTGTGAGGAGGGAGCAGATACTCATGGAGTCTTGATAAACtgaatctctttttctttttcttttttgagggGAGGGAAAATATGTATTTTGCTCTATTATCATAGTTTAcagatgtttatttatttttattttcatatatatatatatgggtaaaCAGTGTTTgaggagaaattaaacatcATTTAAAGACATGGCTAAAACAAATTACGGTTTTATAACtataaatttgaaagaattgctTATCTCCCCGATTacacacatttataaaaaaaaaatttaattaaattatttatcactttgagtagttctataaatattatttttttccccaattttACTCTTTTAGTaatctataaataatatttttttccaattttactTAAAAGAAGTTtgtatattaataaaagtaaatagTTCTAATAAGGAGAAGATCTTAttcatatatttgttaaaaatttaaagatattaatgataatttaaaaatttatgcaaaGTTTAAATGTGATAGGTAAaatgaaaccaaaaaaaaatagtaaaacaaATGACTTGTATTACCATCCAAACCCTAAGGTGGGATTTCTTACGATCTAACTGCCATTAACATTTTTCCAAGAGGACAATAAAATATGCCCCTGACTAAGTAATGGCATCTTTACCAGTTTCAAACTTACAAAATCTGCCTCGAATTATCATACTACATAATTTAAATCAACATTTTGCCCTTGCAaagtcattattattttttttcatcttgccATTTATAAAGTCACAAATTCAAAAGGGTAATTATCCAAAATTCCAAAGGTTAACTCTTTGATAGAGACTACGCTAATTAAGCTAGTGTAGTAAATACAATACATTgcttgatataatatatatatatatatatatatatttgatatttcacCAACAACCTGTTAATCTATTAATATTGGAtcctatatataataattatattttattaaaaaaataataataaatttaaactttaactCACACAAAATGGGAGCACACAAATGAATTGAAATATTAACTCTTTCGATTGGACATGCATCTAACATGACTAATAcactttataaataaataaataccctAGTAAAACCCCACACCAAGTTGCAATTCCATTCATTGTTGTCTGAAAAACAATCTGAAATTTAAATAGCAAAAACAATTCTACAAGGAAAGGTTACATTTTCCTAATATCAAAAAATAGGAATCACAAcaacaaaggaaaaacaaaactaaacaatCAAACATAAGAATGAACACAAATCACAGGGGTGGCAAGAGCGCAATAACACTTGTATACACCTATCAAACCAAACCAAAGAATCCAAAGTAAACAAGATAAATAAGTGATGAGgaatcaaacaatcaaacaattgGAACCGAAAATAGTCACCTTGCTGAGTACAACCTACAAGTTCCGATAGCATCAAACTTAGGATATATTTGCATTTgtgagaaattaaaatttattcactATACAACCGCGATGCCAATAATTAAGGATGCCAAAAATGCATGGTAAAACGTTTAAGCATCCCTAAAACTAGACAGTGATGCTGCACCAGGTGTTAGTAGACAacaataaagtaaaattttGCACATCTAAGGCATATCTAACACACAAGTGCCCGATTAGGGGTTGCCTTCAATCGACAAGCTTTCACATTTCTAAGGGTAAGAACTTGGTGATGCAAACCAAGGCAAGTTTATGAAACTGTTCGACCATAGCAAACAGAGGCAATGTAAAGATTTTTGGCCCACTTCTCCTGCaagcaaacaaaaacatattcaGCTGTCTAGATTATCATGCCATCAAAATAAACATTAGGGCATGAAAGAGAACCACCTTCACATGCTGACTTGGAAATGCAGAAGTTCTTAGAGTCTCTTGTGTTTCATCAACAGGCCGCCTTCTTGGTACACTAAGAACAAATGCAGCCTGGTCCCATGTTGCAGCAGTGGCGGTTATGCGATACCCACCATCCCACCTCCGGTGGATACCTTCACTTGGGTACAGGAAGTCGAGCTCAACAACCTATAGAATGGAAAAATATCAGCACAAGTCTCATGCACTAATTACTTCTGATACAATTAAGAGAAGTTCTATAATTTTATTCAGAAACCTGATCACTAAATCCAGCATTTCGGGACATGACAACACCCCATCTAGTTCCGGCAGTGGCCATGGCAGTGACGTAGAAACCTTCTCTCCATTTCTTGTTTATCCACTTGAATGGAAAAGAATCACTGACTTTGTAGGATTGCTGAGCATATTGGGTACCTGAAGCAGAAAGCATGAGCACTGCAAAAACTTGGGGGGATAGCTAGGCCTTTCATTGATCAAGGGAGACTTTACCTTTAGACATCACCACCAAGGAGCTTCCGTTGTTTGCCCCCGCTAATGCACTGATGTAAAAATTTTTCTCCCATTGCTCCATTATCCATTCCTGAAAGCAATGGAAAAAAAGGTCAAAAattattgatgaaaattttgatgcCAAAAAGAAACTGTTTGCATGGTAGCATACACTCACTGCAGGAACATTTCAAGTTTGCTAAGTGATCAGGAAATTTTTGCAACATAAGAATCTAACGCAGCTAggtaatattaaaataaaccacaatttcAGCACAAAAGGGAAATGCATGACTCCTCACTTTGTGAAGAAAATTTGCTGATAGCTCATAAACTTGGGCAGTAAACCCAGTGCCTGCGTCCATAATCAGTGCCCACAGATTTGTGCAAGAAGCAACACAGCTGATAAATAAACCATCTTCATTTCCTTTCTCAATATGCTGCACGAGCCTAGCATCAGCAACATTGTAGTGATAcctaaaacaagaaagaaaaaactgtCAGCTGATGTCATTATCCCTTTTCTTGTCTATGTAGTAAAAGTTAGGCAAATGCCTTTGCTTCATTGGTCGCCGGGAATTATAAACACTAATCCATTGTGTCGCAGGCATCCCCATCCTGACTTTCTTCTTTGGctgttcatcatcttcatcttcaatcaTTAACCGGCCTCTCTTTTGACCAACCTGGTATATAAGCTTCACAACAATTGACCAAATATTAGATCTAAACAAGGTGAAGAAACCAAGACACTGATTACACAACACTGCCATACCTTCTGTGCCCCATCAGTGTTAATTGGCCTGATATCAGGATTTGGACCTACTATACCATCGAAAAGGGAAATACATTTGGCATAATTAGGTTCCTCATCAAACTTTAAGTTGACCACATACTCAACAAATTGTCTGAAAGGATGTGGACAAAAGCAACACAGTGATTCTGGAGATGTGGCCATCTTCTTTTTGCACACAAGAAAACCTTTATTCTCCCCCTGTGAGCAGAAATAGGAAGGCACATAagattttaataacaaaagcAAGCATGATTGGCCTAAAATGCAAGTAAAATATCTAAACCTGGTATCCTTGCCATGGTAGACGGCCACGAAGTAGAAAAATAAGTGTGTAGGCAAGGGATTCTAGGTCATCCCTCCTGCTTCCTGTCCTTCCTAGGTGTGCATGAACACTAGCATAGCGTACAGTTCCTCTGGAATATTAAATTACAAATCCAGAATTCCTCAAAATATATTCAATAACATAGATAAATCATGTAAGTATTGTTAGAAGGAATGACCATGTTTAGCATTGTTAATAGAAATGAGGGGAAGAATTACTGTAGTGCACCTGAAAACATCTGGTCGTTGGTCGTAATCGACATGTTGACCGCTAGAAGTATCCTTCCACCTAGTGGCTGACAATCACATCATTCATAAATATTTAGAAGTTAAATACATCCAAAGGGTGAATGGCAGACCATAGCCAGATAGCGCACAAGAATATCAGAAAGGCATTTATTACCCAAGCCAAGATCAACAAGGAATAGTTTTTTCTCTTCAGGAGTCCCTGAAGGACCAAGTAAGAAGTTCTCAGGTTTCACATCTCCATGCACATAACTATCATGCAAAATGGTTAAAGAATAAGCATTCAGATATTAAAAGCAAAACATCAAGTTAAACAATGTCAAATAAACAACCAGATCAATACTAAAGTGGTCATAACAATCACAATTCCAAACACAAGAAATTAAGTACCCTTT
This window harbors:
- the LOC120258804 gene encoding casein kinase 1-like protein HD16 isoform X2, encoding MKMPELRSGPRRGRAQPNPVVQSERRGAAGAARRRRPATRGRQAAEEIVVVEPKEEVGLPEGVGEIGALGGGEEENQEEVGERRMDEFDSGGKSADKLAGGEDEGSTAPLPEKVQIGNSPVYKIEKKLGKGGFGQVYVGRRMSPANANDRIPGSNAVEVALKFEHRSSKGCNYGPPYEWQVYNTLGGIHGVPRVHYKGRQGDYYVMVMDMLGPSLWDVWNNNSHTMSIEMVACIGIEAISILEKMHSKGYVHGDVKPENFLLGPSGTPEEKKLFLVDLGLATRWKDTSSGQHVDYDQRPDVFRGTVRYASVHAHLGRTGSRRDDLESLAYTLIFLLRGRLPWQGYQGENKGFLVCKKKMATSPESLCCFCPHPFRQFVEYVVNLKFDEEPNYAKCISLFDGIVGPNPDIRPINTDGAQKVGQKRGRLMIEDEDDEQPKKKVRMGMPATQWISVYNSRRPMKQRYHYNVADARLVQHIEKGNEDGLFISCVASCTNLWALIMDAGTGFTAQVYELSANFLHKEWIMEQWEKNFYISALAGANNGSSLVVMSKGTQYAQQSYKVSDSFPFKWINKKWREGFYVTAMATAGTRWGVVMSRNAGFSDQVVELDFLYPSEGIHRRWDGGYRITATAATWDQAAFVLSVPRRRPVDETQETLRTSAFPSQHVKEKWAKNLYIASVCYGRTVS
- the LOC120258804 gene encoding casein kinase 1-like protein HD16 isoform X1, translated to MKMPELRSGPRRGRAQPNPVVQSERRGAAGAARRRRPATRGRQAAEEIVVVEPKEEVGLPEGVGEIGALGGGEEENQEEVGERRMDEFDSGGKSADKLAGGEDEGSTAPLPEKVQIGNSPVYKIEKKLGKGGFGQVYVGRRMSPANANDRIPGSNAVEVALKFEHRSSKGCNYGPPYEWQVYNTLGGIHGVPRVHYKGRQGDYYVMVMDMLGPSLWDVWNNNSHTMSIEMVACIGIEAISILEKMHSKGYVHGDVKPENFLLGPSGTPEEKKLFLVDLGLATRWKDTSSGQHVDYDQRPDVFRGTVRYASVHAHLGRTGSRRDDLESLAYTLIFLLRGRLPWQGYQGENKGFLVCKKKMATSPESLCCFCPHPFRQFVEYVVNLKFDEEPNYAKCISLFDGIVGPNPDIRPINTDGAQKLIYQVGQKRGRLMIEDEDDEQPKKKVRMGMPATQWISVYNSRRPMKQRYHYNVADARLVQHIEKGNEDGLFISCVASCTNLWALIMDAGTGFTAQVYELSANFLHKEWIMEQWEKNFYISALAGANNGSSLVVMSKGTQYAQQSYKVSDSFPFKWINKKWREGFYVTAMATAGTRWGVVMSRNAGFSDQVVELDFLYPSEGIHRRWDGGYRITATAATWDQAAFVLSVPRRRPVDETQETLRTSAFPSQHVKEKWAKNLYIASVCYGRTVS